ttgaaaattcaactctacagtttaacaaaaggACTTTTACTGATGTTTAAAGATTCTGAAATAATACTATAATGTATAATGAATAATCTGTAGAGGAATAGGTGTGGACAATAGCAGtacatgtgctgcagtttattacagggTGTCTGTAGAGTAATATtcaacactaacacacactatacAGCGCTGTACACTATTACACACATGCtgaacacacactcttacacacttaTCAAGGTTAAAAATGGCTGGAAGAAacatcaagatcccataatgacATTCAACAGCAATAAACTGGGAAAAAGAAAACATGAATATCAGAATATGGAAATCTGCTAATGTATGGATATTCTACAGTGCATCCTCCTttatgttcaacaggagaaagaaacgcATGTGCTTTACAGTAAATgctgagtaaatgttcatttgtgtgtgaacTGTGCCTATAATCAAGCACTGGTgatcatagtgtgtgtgtgtgtgtgtgtgtgtgtgtgtgtgtgtgtgtactgactgTGGTGTGTGTAGAGCCTCAGGATGTCCAGTCGTGGAGGGAAGAAGAAGGTCAGTAGGGGCTCTCGCTCGGCCCGTGCTGGAGTGATCTTCCCCGTGGGCCGCATGCTGCGCTTCTTCAGGAGAGGCCTTCCCAAATACAGGATCAGTGTGGGCGCTCCGGTCTACATGGCTGCGGTGCTGGAGTACCTGACTGgtaagagacacacacacacacacacagatgcacactcTCACACGTGCACACAAACAGAAACGGATCTTTACCAATGGattcaaaatgtaatttaaactaaTTATAATTGAACACaagaaaacataataattaaaagtCAATTACAGTAAATCAATAACAGTAACTACAGTAAATATTGCTGTGCTTTTGGACCGTACTGTAGTAAAGTGTATCATAATGTTTGATAATGAATGCTGCATCaaactgtagtattaactatagtgaactaataaatacagtaaacggTGGTGTATTGGAGTGTAATATACACTGTAGTTGTAGAAGACTGCAGCACTGGCTCATTTGTTCATATCAATGTAGTGTTGTGTCCCCATAGCAGGCTGTTGGCTGTGTTTTCCAGCACTCTTCAGTgtattttcctttgtgttcagcagaagaaagaaactcaaaccggtTTGGAACGAGTGGAGGAttagcaaatgatgacagaattgacatggttgagtgaactgtctctttaggGCTCCTAAAGCCACCGCATCAGGTTGGGTCACTTTCTCAGGCTGATGAAGCTGAATCGGTGTGTGCTTTCGCATATGTCAGAGAAGTCCTGCACTGTGACCTGCTGATCCTCCGCGTCTGTCTGTGTGACCGGTGTGATCTGCTCTTTATGGTGTATAACTCATCATCACCGCATGAGAATCTCTGTATTTGTGGCTCTTTCAGCTGAAATCCTGGAGCTGGCGGGAAACGCAGCCAGAGACAACAAGAAGGGCCGCGTCACACCCAGACACATTCTACTAGCCATCGCCAATGATGAGGAGCTTCACCAGGTACACAATCATCTCATTCACAGAGGGAAACAACCTCATCTACACTGGATCCACAAGCCAGACATTTAACACTAGAACCACCAGGGGTCACTCTATACCTAAACACCATCATGCGGGTCAATTTCACCCACACACATCAATAGTGTTTTAATGTGGCTAAAGAGCATGCTATATCACTGCATTATGATGTCACTGTCCTCActaaatatatgatatatatatatatatattttttttttgcccttttttttttgcccttttttgttttcaaaatgtcCAATATAAGATAAACAAGCCTGCACTGATAACTAGAAGAATTAAAGGAAGTAAATATATATTGGGTGGGCTAATATGATTTGCCAGAGTGCATGTGTGATGCAATAACAGATCTAAGCGTACAGCCTTAACTATCTAATGATTAATTTGCTTAGTTCTATCATTTATAATTTGAATAAGAAAACAACACCAAGAAACTTAAGGTAATCAAAGAATGGTTTTATTAGCTACATCATAGATCAGACttgattatttttcttttctggaAGTGGCAGCCTAGAATAAAACGCCACACAGTAGCGACCAAAAATGGAAAATATCCAAAGTTTGATCTTATTCTTACTGAGGTTTTCCTCTTCagatgtctgtgtttgtgtgtgcagttgCTGCGGGGCGTCACCATCTCCGCTGGGGGGGTTCTACCCAACATCCACCCAGAGCTGCTGGCCAAGAAGAGGGAGAGCCGAGGGAAGCTGGAGGCCGCCGTCACTGCTCCACCATCCAGGAAAACTAGCAAAACAGCCGCTGTCAGGAAACTGCACAGCCAGAAGCCCTCTACAGGAAAGGTGCCCACTGAACCACTGCTACTGACTAGTGCTAACCCGTCACCAGGAAACCCAAATCAGATGTGGGGAGGGGAGTAGGTTGTTAGGGGTGAGGTGTTTGAATAACACTgggttagtaactgtactgtggtgttagtaagcTAAGTGTACTATGGACTGGGTTTCGGGTGGCCGCTGCGATCGGATGCTATACCAAAGTTGGCGACCTCTGCCTGATGGGGACAGTACTGTATGATGCTGATATATCTGCTGTGTTTCTGACAGAGGCAGTCTGCTAAAGCGTCCGGTGGACAGAGCGCTTCTGCCGGAGGATTCACCGTCCTCTCCTCCAAAAGCTTATTCCTGGGCCAGAAGGTACAGTAGAGCTGCCTGTATTACACTGCTCTCAGATCAGCTGCTCTCCTCCTGAAATACCTCCTGCTTAAACTTGTGTAATATCTCGAGCTGTTAGAGGTGTAATCATCTACATGTTTATTAATGACAAACCTCACTGATGCTCAGCAGTCTTGAAATGTGATTCAACGAGTCGTCAAGCAGTGCTGGAGAAGTTAATTGTAATTAGATGTGTGTTAAGCGTACGTCATCATTGATGGCTTCTCAAACAAGGTAAGATAGCGAGAGATGATTAGTGCATGAATACTGAATCTATTTAAATCTACTTGAAAGCGTGAATACTTCAGAATCAAGACTTAACTTATGAAAGATGTTTGGATTGAGATTTTTTCTGACCTCAGCTCTCATTTAAAGATcattaaaactgtttatttcaaCACACAATAGTCTTcatttccaaacctgtttgagtttatttcttctgatgaacaccaCAGATAAGATATTGTGAATaatgctgtaaacctgtaaccattgacctccactgtatttgtttctcctactatggaagccaatagTTCAGGTTTGCagcttttttctaaatatcttctgttggtgttcagcagaaaaaagaaactcatcaaGTGTTTGGAAACActtcagggtgagtaaatagtgagtaaatctttatttttgggtgaactaaccctttaaatatgACAGACCTGTGGGGGATGAGATGATTGACAGGTGTCGTAACTAAGCAACAGTGCGGTGCGTTAATAAGGAAGCAGATTGTCCCAAACCTCTTCTGTTCCACACTCATAAGTGTGCACCCTGCTGTACCCTGCTGAACTCAATGACAGTGAAATCTCTAACCTGGTTAACCCTTGAGCTGATCAGCTTATATGAGCTGACTTTAACCTTACAGTCGCTGTAGGTGTGAGCGCTGTGTAGATATAATATAAATGACATAAATGATTCTCTTCTGTCTGGTTGTAGATGAAATATTCACACCGTTTTAGGGATAGAAAAATGAATATTGGGTCATTAATGACTGTCCATCATGTTCTCTGCTTCTCTAATGATGTCCTTGATCCTCTGAAGAGCCTCCATTGAAGCATCATTACATCAGCAGCCGTGTCTCCAGCAGCTCAACCTTCATTTATAATGTGACCGTAATGCTTTTGTGTGTCAAAAATGAGAGATTTGAAGTCAAATATCTGCATCCAGATCAGCATCAGCTGAAGTCTTGAGCTCCctgagtttgacgtcatccacacgtgacactttcactatcctgCAATCTGTAAACAATCTGTAGCAGCAATTCTGCACACAGCGAGTGTCAATAATGAAACCAGGAAGAGAAAACAGTTCTGACATTTCCCTGCGGTCGTTTTAATTCTCGCATGGGTTGCATCATCAGATTCTCGCTCCTATTGGCtcttggattgacgctcatcACAGCTAATGATgaaggaaagtgtctgaaatcttctaaCATAGCCAGAACATCATCTGAGGGAAAATCTGATCACAACATGCACCAAGCGACTGTCAGCCAATGATCAAAGATCAACAATTTTAGCCCAGGATTTCAGGACTCTTTGAGGATTTCCCAATATTGTCTCAGATGACAGAATCGTGGCTGCAGTCTGACAGATAACGATATCTGTGTCCAAACCAGCAAAAGATAAACAGCGGTTTGTTTTGAGTGTCTGCTTTTCTCCCTGCATTGCTCTCCTGTAACCAGCAGGTGTCCTCAGTATAAGGTTGCTAATGCATccgaccagtgaatccagctcgtgtagTCCGTCTTATCAAACAGTGGATTTAGCGATCACAGTCAGTGTAGTGGAATAAAAACAACACTAATGATCTTCTCCAGCATTTTCCAAAGAGGAAAATCAGAAACTatatttaattcagttcatctttatttctctagcgcttttacagtgtagactgtgtcaaagcagcttcacatagaagattatagtgaactgaagctgtgtcagtccagtgttcagagctgaagttcagttcagttcagttcagttcagttcagtgtggtttaatcttcacttatgagggtccaaacactgaagagcaaatccaccatGCAGAAACACAAGTCCCGAACTATaaaagccagtggcgacagcgaagtaacaaacttcaccaactgaccaaAATGTAGGAGAGAAACCAGGAGAGAAACCAGGCCCAAACTATACTGGATGCCTGCGGTTCTCTAAGTGTTAAGCTTCAGAACTCTGCTGGTGTTTTACATTCAGAATGAGTTTTAGGATAATGTGTGTCATGCACTAACCATTCCTACACACAGATCTATGTGTGACATGTGCGTGTGACATTTTCAGGAATAAACCTTCTTTCTTTCTAAAATATGACCTAACATTTGTGGAAAAATCAATAACAGCTGAtaccaactctctctctctctctctctctctctctctctctctctctctctctctctctctctctctctctctctctctctctctctctctctctctctctctctctctctctctctctcttctctctctctctctctctctctctctctctctctctctctctctctctctctctctStctctctctctctctctctctctctctctctctctctctctctctctctctctctctctctctctctctctctctgttgtgtAGCTGCAGGTTGTTCAGGCTGATATCGCCAGCATAGAGAGTGAAGCGGTGGTTCATCCCACCAACTCCAGCTTCTACATGGGTGGGGAAGTAGGTAAAGTAGCCGCCGCCTCCACACACATCACCACAGTCAAACTGAAGGAGATTATTCAGTGTGCTAGTGCTAGTGCTAGCCTTGTTTCTAGAGCAGATATCTAAAGAGCTCCTGACAATCACAAACGACTGCTTGTGTGTTTTATGCATATACAGTGTATTCTGTCAGATGGCAATtcagtctgaccaatcagagcacagtatGGCCATCTGGCTAGTCAAAACAGAGTATGGCCATGTGACCATTCAGAGCAGAGTATTTGACTAATTAAATTCCATTTCaccagtcagtgtgtgtgtgtgtgtgtgtgtgtgtgtgtgtgtgtgtgtgtgtgtgtgtgtgtgtgtgtgtgtgtgtgtcgtaggCAGCGCTCTGGAGAAGATCGGAGGAAAAGAGCTGTCAGACGCTGTTCTGGAGCTGCGCAAGAGCAACGGCCCCCTGGAGGTGGCAGGAGGTACTGACGCTCCTCACTGACGACACGTTCACATTACAGCATATATTCATTCTCAGCTATGAGTCAGTGTGTGGGATTATTAGAGCTGCTCTGTAATACTCCAGCAGAACAGGCGTGGCCGTCTACACGTTCTACTCTTCAACTCAGACTGTGCGTGTCCACCGAAGGGTTTGTGTGCTGCAGATTGGCGAGCTGAGCGCTGTAGTGTAGTCTGGCTCTGAGTTTCAGATCTCCTAAAGAGCTCTCgctgagggtgtgtgtgtgtttgggctgCTCAGCTGTAAGCactcaatgtaaacacacactcagaGTAAACTAACACTTCGgtggacacacacactcactgacacaCTTCTTGTGCAGTTTTTTCCTGTCACAAACCGACTAATGAAAACGTAGCCGACCGAGCCTGTCCTGGTGGACTAGTCGATGATTAGGGGACAGCCTCAGTgtgtatatactgtgtgtgtgtgatctgtgtTTACCCGTGTCTTACTGTAGCCGCCATCAGCTCCGGGTTTGGTCTTCCGGCAAAGTTCGTGATCCACTGCAACAGTCCGGCGTGGGGCTCAGACCAGTGTGAGGAGATGCTGGAGAAAACCGTCAAGAACTGCCTGGCTCTGGCGGACGAGCAGAAGCTGCGGTCGGTGGCGTTCCCCTCCATCGGCAGCGGCAGGTACAGATACAGCCACATAAACACAGGACGCAGGGGGATTAGGTCAAGTAGGATGAGATGCTGGACTGACGTTTATGATGATCCTGGAACATCACTCCTGTTTGAAGATGTCCAGAACAGCTGATAGGCTTcctactcttaaacctaaccctAACTGTTAATTATAGTCAATAACAGGGGCTTAATAGACACACAACAATAATGTAGAAGCACATCATACTGTCTCTAAactttacatttactgtaaatttaatcCTTAAAAGGGATTGGCTGTGCACAAAGACTGTCAAAAGCATGAATAAGAGTTCCTATTTCTCAAATCATACACACCATCAGGGGGCGCTATTCTATGGTCACCAATGGAAACTATGACCTGGTGGTCATGTCTGGTACTGCACCCTAACACAGTCTTACCTAATGCTCATTTTTTGAGAGATCAACTTCATCTTGGAGATATGCAGATTCAGATATTTAGCTTTTCTGTTAATTTAAACagattatataaaatacatattgtatgaaatatattataatatacatttattgatttattattttcataaacttAAAGGCACAAAACTTTTTCACATGTCCTctgttgtctttaaaatgaaagcatGATTAAATCTGTGCACTGAAGTGTTGAAGATCGTCAGTCATTTAAGCTGAACACGTCATTTTCATGTCTATCTTCAAATAGCAGAGCCGACAGTTCAGGGGTTAAACTGTGTTTTAATgctgcaaacaaataaaaataattctataACCTAGTTATTAAGATTGatgagatgtgtgtaaatgtgagcaGACACATATGAGCATTCAATATAAAAACACTGCAAACAATTgttttcttatttagattttttgctcTGCTTTGTCCAGATATATTTTAAATCAAGATGCATGttgtagagcacaggtgtcaaactcagttcctggagggccgcagctctgcacaattgagttccaaccctaattaaacacacctgatcaaactaattgagtcgttcaggcttgtttgaaacctacaggtacgtgtgttgaagcagggttggaactaaactgtgcagggcttcagccctccaggaattgagtttgacacccctggactagactcaagttttcagaaataatgagtcaacaagaagtgagattttccttaaaacaagcaaaatattcttgttttcactataaaataatattattcagcttgttttaagaacaaactcacttcattttgactcattatttctgaaaacgagACTATGTTGTGCTTGTTTATGAAATGCTTCTCGATTGAAGACGTTTcagatatctggactagaaacaagacaaaaactcaaagcAAGAAAAGCATGTTTCAGGATGTGCAAACATGAGCCTCCTGTATTAAACACACTTCACATCAGACCAGAGCGTTCACATTTTAGGCATTTTAGACTCACACTGAGCTTCATTCTCtggttgtgtgtgttttccaggaACGGCTTCCCGAAGCAGAAGGCCGCTCAGCTCATCCTGAAGGCCATCTCCAGCTACTTCGTGACCACCATGTCCTCCTCCATCAAGACGGTGTACTTCGTGCTGTTTGACAACGAGAGCATCGGGATATACGTGCAGGAGATGGCCAAACTCGACAGCAAATGAGACTCTGGTGAAGGAAAACAGATGATTCACGGTTAGAGATGAGGGTCTTCTGGACTGCACTACACTTGATGAATGAATATGAGATATGCTTATGATGTATAAGGGAAGTTCAGGGATAAACACATCCAACATGATTAAATATGCACTGAAAATGGAGGCAGTTAAAGCGGTATTTCACCAAAACATGATCATTTACTGTCTGTTTACTCTCCCTCGAGTggatttaaacctttatgagtttctgtcttcCGTTGAActctaaagaagatatttagaagaatgttagaAAGTCATTGACttctagaaaaacaaatactgtggcaGTCAACGGTTACATGTTGGGAACATTTTTCCGGGGCTGCAACAACGAAttgattaaatcaataaaaatcaattaCTGAAAGCGTTGGCAATGAATTTCATGATCGATTTGTAGTGTCGTGCGACACGGATTTTTGATTATTAACTAAACACTAGATGAGTGCGGAGCGGAGTGAACTATGTCTTGTCTCTCTCACGCACTGATGCAGAGTTCAGCGCCTCACAGACAGGGATGACCAAAATGTTTTGAAGTGAGGACAGTAAAGTCCCTGGTGCTGCAGTTTACTTATAGCTTGACAAGCATGTCAAGTTAACGTTAGCTTGTTTACCCTTAGAGCGGCAACTGAATAAGTCAAACTGAGCTTTGGTACGTTGGCTGacgctgagccagagaaagacacATCAAATCATCACAGTTATGCAGTGTTTTAACcacccaatgcttattttatgttttagacatgtaaatacacacaggCACTAGTGAAACAGCACATGCAGAGTGACAGTGGAATCTATTCTTCTGTAAGTTCACCAGACACTCGCATGTATTTGGGGAGTAACTGGTGAATTTAGTGCTGAATCCTGCTGTTCTGCTTTTATGAATGAGGCAAATGAGCGGCTGCAAGTAAACATGGCCATGCCCATCTAACATTATTATCACGATCACTTACTCACTTAATCTGCAAGTGATGCTTAAAACCTCTTTCCGAGATTACatctcattaagattatttttctgaCCCCATAAGcgaataatttagcttgttttaagtaaataatcacttaattttagctgttttttcgcagaaaacaaaacataatttctaATGCTATTTcaagtgtgtgttgtgtatgctgatgtaagattttttatttggattgaaaacaggacaaaactaagttagtttttattttattaatattattattattataacagctcagggatgagctttattgaataaattcatttttttaaaatgattttcagtttttttttgtcattcgattcatcaataaatcaaataaataatcgacagattaattgattattaaaataatcgtcaGTTGCAGCcctacatttttcagaatatcttcttttttgagTAAAAAAGCTTTGAGAAGAGGACAGAATTTGCAATATtaggtgagctgtccctttaagggATTCATCTAAGCACACTGGAAAACAGATGTAAGTGGAGTTAAATGGTTCTGaacgggctgaatttaaacaaccagattgagttgaacattactaaCGTTAATTTGTTTGGTTAAATTCAACTCAAACAACTTAATTTATCAGAACTCCTTTGTTCAGAGTGTGAAATATGGGTGAAATGATGAGATCAACGGGATATTTTTGGTACTTTATGATGACAGCAGCTGTTGTTTACTTGTGAACGGGGTTGGGTTTATGTTTGTTATATTGCTGCATAATTTAATCTCTTATTTCTTCTGTTCTGTCAGTGTATCGCCAATGTTAATATGCAAATGATGTGCCTGAAATAACTAATTTATAAACAAACATTAATCAGGAACTGTGTGACTTGTGTAATTTCTGACTACCGCCAGCAGATGGAGATGCTGTTCAATACAcacttcacacaaacactcatacacactcattcacacacacactcatacactagtgccagtgtagttgatcagttcccctatagcgcatgtgtttggactgtgggggaaaccggagcacccggaggaaacccacaccaacacggggagaacatgcaaactccacacagaaaaacccactgacccagccgagactcaaacctgtgacctttttgttgtgaggcgacagtgctgaccactgctCCACCATGACACcctgttttgagaaataatgagTGAaattgaagtgagtttttccttaaaacaagcaaaataatctgagaTTGGGGGAAGAGTACAGAATTACTTTAAGGTGAAGGCAGGATTATTCCTCTTCCCCATCGTCAGagtattctgcttgttttaatgagaaactctcttcatttgactcattatttctgaacacTATATGTTTATCTTGTGCAGAAATTGCTTCGTGATTTCAGTATGTTCAGATATCTGCACTGGAAACAGGACAGAAACTCGATCATTGTTTGGGTGTACAGGACAGATAAAGCGTAGAGAAGCTCCTTTGCATCTTCATCTGCGGTGTTGATCTTCAGATCTCCTCAGTTTATTCTCCTCTGATCCTGGGGTTCTGCTGGTCAGCGGCAGGTCAGTTTCCCAGCGGATCTGCATCAGACCTCCTCCAGGGGCACATCTGAGCTCTAATCCTCAGGAAATACGGCCGCTCGGCTCCGCTCTCCACTGCAGGGAAATCTCCCAAACTCAAAGCATCTGTAGGCCGTCCTGCTTTCCCAGAGCTCAGCCATGCTATTTTCCTCCTCGCATGTAAAGCGTAAGCCCAGCGGGGGCAACgtgaaattaaaacaaacatcGGTGGGATCAGCCCGGGTAAATACGCAGTCATCAAAGATGGCGCTGGTGTACATGAAAGCGGCGTAATATATCCGCCATTCTGCAGCCGATCTGTTTAATCACCGCTCATGTGCAGAGAGTCAGCGCAATATGCTTAAAGCCAACATGAAGACGGCAAATCCTCATGTGGAATGAGTTCACTTCTGAAAACGCTTTGCTTATTTAGGGCTCCTTCAGTGTTAAAGTTCAGATATGAGGCTGTGTTCATGAAAGCAGCGGCTTTATACA
The genomic region above belongs to Danio rerio strain Tuebingen ecotype United States chromosome 21, GRCz12tu, whole genome shotgun sequence and contains:
- the macroh2a1 gene encoding core histone macro-H2A.1 isoform X1, coding for MSSRGGKKKVSRGSRSARAGVIFPVGRMLRFFRRGLPKYRISVGAPVYMAAVLEYLTAEILELAGNAARDNKKGRVTPRHILLAIANDEELHQLLRGVTISAGGVLPNIHPELLAKKRESRGKLEAAVTAPPSRKTSKTAAVRKLHSQKPSTGKRQSAKASGGQSASAGGFTVLSSKSLFLGQKLQVVQADIASIESEAVVHPTNSSFYMGGEVGSALEKIGGKELSDAVLELRKSNGPLEVAGAAISSGFGLPAKFVIHCNSPAWGSDQCEEMLEKTVKNCLALADEQKLRSVAFPSIGSGRNGFPKQKAAQLILKAISSYFVTTMSSSIKTVYFVLFDNESIGIYVQEMAKLDSK